Within the Cydia pomonella isolate Wapato2018A chromosome 3, ilCydPomo1, whole genome shotgun sequence genome, the region acattacctaaagtcctaatatttttaaaactaggGCAGTGTGGTGAATATCCATGGGAGATTATAATCGtatacagtgttttttttattatttaagatcGACTCTTCAATACTTTTTTTTCGGTGTTTTGTGCTATACCATCatatattataagaataaaatttaaatcgcGAACAATGATAAGCTAAGAACTATATAATGCCGGCAAGTTGTACACCTGCATGTATTACTGACCTAGAAAATTACTATGCGTTGTCAACACACATCGAATGAATTATTAAACACCCTTAGAACCATGAATTCACAGAAAATACCTAGGCATTAATTTTGGCATGTTTATTTTGGGTAGTATTTTGAACAGTAGAATTTTTACGGGAACTTTACGACTGTAACGTTCAATAGATACGATGAAGTTTTTACGGTTAAGTACGGCATTTACCTGCCTAGGTGAGTTAGATCTAGAAGAGTTTAGTTCGTtgcgtataaaaataaatagaatagaatagaatcacGTTGAATATGCCTTCCGAAGCCCTCCTAGTTCTACCTACAAGTCAAAGGCTTACAGTAATAATTCAATAGGCGTTTGTTTACATCGTGGTTGCGTTATACACCTGCGTAATTACGGTAGTTACAGACTGCATAGAGCAGACTTCCATGAGTGGTTAGATATATATAACGAATATGTAACTACTCGTAGATTTGATCCTAACTACTACACATTTCCGCCCACAACATTTTTATGACTCTACTTTCCACAAtgacttttttgtttttcttaataattttttattttcgcgCAAATCGCATGTTGTGTAAACAATATTacttgtaaatataatttttatttcgactactaatattaaataaatatatcgacCTCAGCATCATATATGTAGTTTAAAAAGGAAGGTAATCAGAGTTTTACTCtataataaaaggaaaaaatacaacataattaataaattaacaaaaatacttaCGGATCGCCACAAAACACAGCAGAACCTTCATGGTCGATGCACTTCCGAGTTAAAAACAGTTAATTTCCTAAGTTTTTGTTTGGTGCGCCTGGCGTTGTATTGTGACCAAAGGCCGTGTGGTTGGAGCGAGCGGCGCAGTCGCTTGCCCGCTGGGGAGTGAGATAAGCCGCGCTCTCATCTCCATATTCTGCCACGGTCAGTGCCAGGAGAGGCATTCAAACTATAATGCCGGCTATACACACTCGTCAAGAGTCTCTCGCTGAGAATCTCGGCAACGCTCCGATCCAATCGGAGGACCGCGACACGAGACGAGGAAGAGCAAAACGAGAAACAGTATGTACAAACTCGTTTTCGACCCGTCTCGGGGTGTCTCGCGACGAGTGTGTAGTCCGCATAAGACAATAGGGGATGACctcttcttcatacaaacgttgtccCTAATTtactccctggatattgactttatggaaaatatttttcacgatTTATTGAATATTCATCGTAGCCCCTTCGTTGGACTATTTTCGAGTTTTTGATTAAGTATTATAAGAGATTAAATTAAAAGAGAGAGATTAACTGTTATGACATAAGAGcgaaaaataaacacaatacaaaattttaaaaactcttacaataattaaaaaaaatgaaacgaaGGGCTGTTAATATACAtaggactccctctggtcgcataacaacttttttcataacaatttatgcataaaattgtaagtcataaaaatctttagtcagaattattcctgagcataactgggtttttgtcataaatgaattatctcataatttttatagtcataaattaaattcgcataaaattttaggttaggttcgttaggtatgtccaaaaatatattacaactgctatgtatgtcatcaaatctTATGGCTAAGtcaaatgtatgacacaataaaatatgacttttcatttgtatgcgcaatgatgattataacacaagttgttatgcatatcaaagatatgacttgaacttttatgcaacccaatatggacccaatacctatacatcaaattgcgtaaaaatatgttctataatgttaatatgttggtaggtagtggtaggtaggtagtagAGAGGAAAACGGGGATTACGTTTGGATTGTGTAGAATCAGTCACGTGACTTCGTCCTCTATATGTCTGACACCAATATGTCCAATATCCTATAGCAGTATGCCCGGAAAGGGATGTCGAAATGATTCGTGTTTGTAGGTCTCTCATTGGATCGATTACCATTTAaccttacatttatttctttaaaaaattgttttcgaaTCACTATTTATAGGGAGGGTAACAATTCTAGAAATACTGAAAAACTTAACAGTTCAAattcaataaacattaattgTGGGTAAAATTCTATAAAACTTATAGAGCAAAAGCGCACTGCATGGGACATTCGTTGTCATGGCTGTTTTTTAGTAAGTATAGGTATTTAATTGAACACATTTGTATTACGCATTTTTTCTCGCTAGTGGTGTTATCCTCGTACTGTGAAGATCGTATTGTTACGAATAAGCTCGCTAAAGTATAACCTgtgttaaaaaaagataattcaCCACAGTGCagttaaaacttaattaaattatgtagaTAAAACATATGTCAGTTATTATTTTGAAAGAGTACGTACCTATCTAATTTTGCTAACCTTTACTCGTTTGGTTGTTACGACACAAGTAATATAAAGTAATCATAACtgcgaaataaataaacattgaaaATTGTTGGATGTTATTATTGAGTTATTACATTAATGACATACatcgttttatttataatatttaaatatcactGGAGATAATTATAAACAACTGAAATGGCAAGTACTTCCGAGAATTCCACAGCCGATCATcactaaaacttatttttttaacaacatATTGCGTAATTTAATATCTTTGGGACTATTCAAGGCTGTACGTAGAACCCTAATGTTTGAATAAATCTACATGAGCACGAGCACCTCGTACTCGGCTGAGCTCCTCTCTTCACCGTCGAACGGGTAATAGCACGACCCGTGGCTGGGGTGTATCtggaaaacattttaaaacattaaagtttcgacatatttCTATCTTTTCTAACTTTTATGTTATGTGcattatttacgagtatatttagtgtttttttttgacagcAGACGGTATTTACCTTGCCAGGAGTGACGCAGCCGTCATGTGTGACGCGGCCGAAGTACAGCTTCTCGCCGTCGGCGGTGACGCCCGCCTCCACTGCGCCGGGTGGCACCGCGCCGTTCGTGGAGAACTGCCACGAGAACATGGCTGGCACCAGCACCTGTCACACAGACACAcaattatatcattattgtacAGAACGATTCAATTTTAGATTAGCTTTTGTGATTAGTACAATATCGCCCAAAATCTCTCTGCCTTGcattaaggttgactggtagagaatgcctcatggcattaagtctgccttttgtactataaggttttcttttgtgcaataaagattaaataaataaataaataataatacattccatgactggagcaaaaaaccagttttaattggttaataatattgaaaccaattgcagtagctttcattaaatacatagaaaccatataggacgaattggacattcaacttttaacgcgtAAAGTGgcagaaattttacaggtgtcggtgaaatatcaaaaacactccaaatgtTCTCTTAAAttttccatgattggtgccgttaacatactaCACACATAGCtatatatttcaattttgaaaattgtataacCATGTCCTCGGTTTGTACAATGTGTTGATATCGAAAAGTGGAAATGAcgtatacaaaacaaaaaatgtgtTCCAAATCACCTCAAATTGATCTTTCAGAACTTCCTCCCCATTGTGTGCGACGTAGCAGGCGTTTTTGTTGGGGATGACCTTAGCGGGCAGGATGTCGCCCTCATGTGGCGCGCGCCCCGCGTAGATCTCGTCGCCGTCCGCGTCCGTGCCCACGCGCAGCGCGCCCGGCGGGATGCTGCGCTGGCTAAGGCATGCTGGGACCCAACGGTATGTACCTGCACATGCGTatggtaagtgaaatttttttaaagaacatGCTTGTACGAGTAATAGATTGAtctaatcaaaaataataataattatgcagATCACTAGCGATCTACATGACATCAAAGCTCTCCAAACGACCTCTACGTCGGATCGAAGTATATCCCATCGCACGCCTAATACCCCACGTACGCCTAATAAAAGTCCGGATTCGAAAAACCCGAGAGTAGGCAAGTAAGTAGAACATGATAAATTCATAATAAAGTAAAAGGTGCGTCATACtatgattatattaatttacaGAAAGTTTAAACTTGCACTAAAATTCCACCATTTTGTGGTTAGGAGAGATGAAAAAATTACTACTAATTAAATTACCCAATTATTCAGGtacaattaatatttacaaccacgtatatttttaataacatttatagTTACAGTGAGGAGACGGTGAtgaaagtataaataaatattaaacgcaCTCATTTATTAAGTAAAGAAAGATAATATGTATTAGTTTATAAATCGTGAATTGtggttaataaaaatacattagatAGACACAAAGTGATACCACTTAAAACTGTTGCTCGGGGATGACAACCGTAaacaatttcataaaactagaCATATACGAAATACGCTAGAATTTACCTATAATTGTTTACACAACATACGATAGAAATGCACGACAATAAGATTAGTGATTTAATATTGGAATACAAATTGAAaagtttattaaaattgattggTGACACAAGAGCAATATACTCCAAATTACAACTTTGCAAGACAAACACATAAAAGCTACGGCCAAAACTCTATATGGAGTATATTGAACagacagaaaaaaaatctttcagacaTGGAATGATGGATTCGAATAGGAAATGGAAAGGGCAAAGGAGTCCATAGAGAGGATTGGCCCAACATTGGCAGACATTACACCCAAGCTAGAGGAAATAAGATAACACCTTTATCTACTTACACCTATATACctaggtatttaggtattttgatGATTTGATTTCACTTACCAAGTACCACCACAAGGCACTTCTCTGATAAGGATACAAATATTGTTTGCTTCGTAataccaaatatatatatatatacctagtcAATAAATTTTTGATATAGGTATAGTTTATCAGGGATAAAAAGAGCTGTATTATCGGTAATGTCCTTGATTATCTACATTTTCTGCGACATTGAATTATAGGCGTGCGGTTCTACGAAACTTCAAAACCAGTAATCTACAAATAAATAGGTTAATAGTTTTCATATCGTAACATTCATGGGATCAATAATTGAAAAACATTCTACATGAACCTGACACGAGTCGAATTAggtagaaatataataataacttgCCAGACCTGTGGGCAAAAGATCAACGAGAGGCTCGAACAAAAGTAAGTGAACTAGAAACCTGAATTCTACATGAAATGGGTAACATAAAGGTGTTATCTCTCCAAACCGTGCCCTGAGACTTACTCCACGGCAGCTCGACCGTCTCTCCGGGAAGTTCCGGGACGGCCTCCTCGGGCGGGCTGTCCACCACTTGGACCGGTTCAGGTTGGGAAGGGTAGGGATAGAAGTAGGCGGGGTGGACAGGATAGTACATGACCCCGGGAGGGCCGGGGAACATGTGTGGGGGGTGAcccggcgggggcgggggcggtgGGCCGCCGTAGCCGTAATAACCTCCAGGACGTCCTGGACAACACAACCTTATGTgagtaaacaatattttatcgtTGACTTGGAGGGATTGAAGTGATAGCAACCTGAAACTGACTATCTTTTTATTTCATAGAATGTTTAGCAATACAtagttattcatatttatttcgtatatgtatgataaaatggaaataaatatacCTGTGATATTTATCGCACGTAAACTTAGACTTATTATTGGAGCTGAACTTTGCTATCGAGTGACAAAAACTTTCACCATaccaaaaaaacaaataactattttatctttttaatcCATAATTCGCTGAAGATAATACGCAACACGGATATACGAGTACCTAGGTTGGCCGTTACAACGAATTTTTATAAGGTACGTAGGTGCCTATTTTTAAATGCTAATAACAGTGACAGAATAAATTCACGCTTATGACTTGAATCACaacaatacttaaaacttactgttctttatatcctgctaccctaaggttgtctggaagagatcgctcacagcgataagaccgcctgttgctacatttatttacattgtaaatctgtttttaaatttgttttctttgtggtgcaataaagaatatttacttacatacttaaTGCTGAAGAGAATCATTAATACCTAACGCACTGCATCGTATTTTATAAGTCccataaaataggtacctactacattTATATGCACGGTACGGGGCATTCTACGGGAATGTCGCTTACGACATGCCATTCTTTCTAATTTTATGACTTAGCTAAAAAGTTGGCTCGAGCTTTAAGCATTAGATTGAGGTAGCTGCCCTACAAAGGAAAATCGAATTTCGCAAGCGACACTCTCATGGAATACCCCCACGTATTTTGGAATAAATAGGTATCTATTCTATCTTACGTACATTTGGTATCTTCACGGAGTTGTTGCGAAGTATGGTGTGTATTTGCGTAAAACTTAATAATGCCTTAAATAGGAACCgactttatttacatttcaCAGTGTCACTTGTTAAAATAACGCTTAAacaaagaaaatgaaaaaaaaatacttatcttACAAAACAAATGTGTTAATACTATGAAGCAATATGAAGATTACCCAGTTAAAATTGAAATACCCAAGAGAAAACTACtactaataaagtaattaaaccATCTACGTCGCTATTTAGTTTGAGATGAGCTTAAATTTAGTCGATGTTGTTAGCCCGCCCCGGTCTATAgcctatagatcgtgtcattgtcgaagacgcgtgccttgtctcgtattgtcatattattaaaggtgaGATTTGACAAATATTCTCATTATCGTAGATGACACGAGCTATAACTGATTGATTGAGGGATATAGGTAAGCAAGAGTTTCCTAGTGTAAAAGCAGTTATAACTTATACCTAACAATAGTACATTTAGCCTTATCAGAATGTCTTAGGGTCAACTTAGGGCCAGTGGCGCGCTCCAGGGTTAGCTAACTAACTCGACTCGGAGTTACCTAACAGTAGAGTTTAATCCCTTATAAAaggttaactccgagttagtttACTAACCCTGGAacgtgcaagtggcccttagtgaTCGAGAGACTATAGTAGTAGACATTTATTTGTAAGAGATAGTGTTTCTTTTATGTCGTGACAGGTGACGTGGCTAAGGCAGCAATGCATATTTGAAgtgatatatatttttcctgtGGTTTCTTAGGTTTAGTCCACTTGACTAGTCAGCACGATCGCTTAATTATTTTCTGTAGAAAACGAGTAAGTGGGGCGGCGTTGGTGCACGGTTTCGATTAGCATGACAATGCGTCCGCGCCACTCAAGACTCATCGCTATATTTCATATAAGTAGTTACAGAGCCTCCTAGATTATTTTCTAAGCAAGTaagtttttacataatttcattTGAAGTGTTAGAAACGTACATGCAAATTAAACGACCGTAAAATTTAACGAGCATAAATCTCTTTCAAATTACCAACATTTACAATGGTAAAGTAAGTACAACTTAATGAGTAATTATACAACAGTTTTAAATCCTTTTTTTAACGATCAATCATGAGGCAGtaattcttatttaaaatagctacctattttaaaaagtatgGCTCTCATTGATTAAACGATAAGGATTGATAAGTAATAAGGAGGATCGACCTTTTTTAGCTTTTATCCCAAATTGTTTCTTGTTAGATCCTATTTACCGATAAATATCAATACTGTTCATTATTATTACCACGATTACATTTGGTAGATGTCGCCACATTGTGTTAAAAcgcattttaaatgaataatcaAGGCGAGGTTATGATTCAAAGGCACTATTCTAGTACACTGGCGTTATcagttatcactatcagtaatCGAAATCGGGCACTTACCTGCCATGGTGTAAGTCTCCTCACAGACTGGTGTCCGCACAAGCGCTTCGAAATATTTAACAAGCGTGTGACTCACATGTTATCATTATCAACGATATACGTGGATAAATTTCTCGCTTGCTCTATCAGTCACTGAAAAGTGTGGTATGGTGCTGTGCTGATATGTGTGATCTGATTATCTTTTTCGGGGTAAACTTACGAATTTTCTGCTATCGAATTCCTTGTTTATTTCTCACACGACTAAGTTAAGCTACAAGGATGCAGAACAACTTTTGTACTGTCTCTTGGTAGGTGCTCTCAGTGTCTGTTGGTATCCTCAGAAAAGTGAATAGTTCAGACTTACACAGAAACAATGTGAACCTAATCtatttttgttgataaaaaGGACGATGGGAAGTGAAATCAATTTAAAGTTTGCACCATGTAGATCTAATTTATTTCGAATGTTTGCATTTAAAAGTGGTTGTGTACGCGTTATccacagtaaaaataaaacccAAGTGCACTTATATCGTGCAATCTCTGAGTGTATCTCGAATAAGTCGAGACAGCTCCAGGAAAGCCGGCATGGTGCCATCGGTGCTCCGCCTCGTGAGCTTAGGCAGGGTGGCGTAGGCCTGCGCCAGGTCGTGCAGGATCTCCGCTACCAGCTTCTGCAGCCTGTGCCGTGTCAATCGGTTCATCCTCTCGATCACCAGAATCGAAGAAATAGTCTGAAAAAGATGAATagcataaaaatacttaaacaaataataCACATTCATTAGATGCTAAAATTAACGGCTGTCCAGATCGAAAAGGGCCTATTTGACCCGAGAGATGACTTGAACATATGgctatttttgtaaataagtgGGGATGTCACGACGGAACTGAGCGATAGACCATACTGCTTTATAACAACTGTCGAATTGCCAtgttagtttttagggttccgtagtcaattagaaagctttatagtttcgccacgtccgtctgtctgtctgtacgtGGTCTGtacgtccgcggctttgctccgtgatcgtcagtgaaaacattttttctaaGGTAGTTTCGAATAATGACGCCATAaactttaggttgtgcccggtaagatggcaccacttatttttatttaacaaaattggACGCATATCAGTggaagaataaggatcaaagtcaaatggcgttctaaaagttttaatctgCGAAAGATAGCAgcaaatttacgtggctacaaagttttatttaacaatacacctctatttcaaattctctttggtctgCAGTAAGTAGTCACATTGATGAGCACTGCCTTTGTACTAGTAAACCTTCGTAACATTACTTTCTTAATTTTGTTCTCGTAGATCAGATAGGGTTTCAGTTAAAGTTCGAAATCATAGTAACGGACCtggatttttttaactatatgcATTTTGATACAACCACATGATCAATCAAAAAAGGAACAAACAACAACAAGTTTCTATGCAAGGGGGTCAGTTTTTTACAGCTTACTGTACCTTAGTCTTCCAGCTGTCAAGTATTTCTGCCAATGCGTGGCCCCAGCGGTCATCTCTgtaattttggattttattgcGAAGCACCAGTAGATGATGATTACGGCAAATatctacaaaaatatattattaaataaagtagtCATCCACAGATAAATTACAAAAGTATcctaaactaaacaaaaaaaaacactcctAGTTGCAAAGGTGTCCATTACGCTCTCGGTATTGCCGCGTTGACAAGCGACGATGTTGATGTTCCAGTTGCTGTTCATGCGGAAAAGTCCTGGGGGCATCAAACATGCCAACAGAtccgtaaaataaaaactttagggtaattttttttttttagatttaaaccAATGATGtgaggtatcgttggataggtctttcaaaacgaccATTTTTTGAATTCTGGCAAAATAGTAacaacggaaccctacactgctCATGGCCCGACATTCTCTTAGTCTTCAATTTTTTAGGCAGGGCCTAAGCCAACAGGGCTTGTTGGCTTCGGCTAATGATGTGGGACTTGAATCTTTGGATTTTCGGCATATAGCCTCTTAATATCGTTCAAAAGTTTTGCAACCCGGGATTTCCCATTAGTACCTACTGCCATTTGTACCTgtgtttttaaaagtttaacCTTAGCCGTAGACAGAAGATGTCAAAAGACATATATGCTGGCCTTTgttggaagccggtgttgctcgaagatgcTGGCGTGTGACTCATTACACGATGTACTCACCTAAGTGGAGAAAACATTAAAAACTCTCGTCTCGGTCtcggaaattatttttacattgtcTTCCCATTTACCTGTTTGACATTCTTGTTCGTCGTCTCCTTCTGGACAATCCCTTTTCCGGTTACACATATTTTGCACAGGTACTCTTGTACTCGAGTTTCCTTTGCACGAGTACTCGGTGATGATAGCTTTGACGGCGCAGAAACGCACACACGCCACCGAACAATTGGCTAACAAACACTTGTCAGCCAAGCAGTGACATTCGTTGGTGGGTACGACTCTTTCGTTTCCTGTTTTCGAATACTTCATTGCTTCAACAAGTTTTCGGCTGACGGCCATTAAAGACTCATACCCAGCATCTACTTCCAAAATACTATCAGCCATATTCAATATACCCTCATAAATAGAAAATAGCCCTGAAAATGCTTCGTTTCTCCAATGCTTTAAGGCTGCCGCATCTGTTACCTCTTTCATACTCTGTGCTTGTAAGTTTTTCACCGCTTCTTGTAAGTTAATAATTTTGTTAACCTGAGGACTAGATGCCATTTTAATAgatagtaattcaataactgaaTTGTAAATTTGTGTAGATTTAAATTTATCTGCCCCTGCACCTGTAAGACCAATAAGTAGGTAGATATAGCgatttaattcattattttagtAATGATCTAACTCAAGAATCGACAAATACTTTCAAAATAAAGTCTACTTCATATTACCTGCAGTGCATTCTTTCTCATCGGATTCGTCAAAGCAGTCGACTTTACCATCACATACAAGATCTAGTGGCACACTGCGCTCACCAACAACAGATTCGCATCCCCATTGCCATAGactaaatcgctgccaacaagtGTTATTGCACGCAGATGTGCAGTTGTTTAGTAGACAAAACTGTCCAGTACATGTACAAACTGGAGGGGcccatgtttttttattattctgcTCAACGTCTACATTCTCATCTAGTGACAAACCATTTCTGCGACTAATTTCTGCTTTATATTTTTCTCGTATACATAAGCCCCCTTCAAGTGCTTCTTCCACAGAACTCACTATTTGAGCAATTTCCTTAACTTTTTTGAATAGCTTTCCTTTTTTCTTTTGCCCTTTAATGGGTGCCACGCTATTTAAGACTTCGAATTGTTTTTTGAGGACATTGGTTAGTGTTTCTTTTCGAGTTTTCATTACAACTTTATCCAAGCTATTTTGTACTTCTAAGCAGTGTGCTGgcaaaatatttcttatttcatttattattcgTTTAGCTTCGGAAAGTTTATTATTGGCTGAAAAGTGCAGTAGTTTTAATGAATATTAGTAAGGTGTATGCGAACCTGCTTATATTAATGTCGAACaaaataggaaaaataaattacCATGAACTTTACATCGTTCTTCGTCAGATTTATCTGTACAATCGTTCTCTCCATCGCACACCTGTGCTAACGATATTACACTCCCATCTTTAGGACAGATAAATTTATgcaaatatgatatttttaagCAAAGTCTTTCTTCGACACAACTGCAATCACACTCATCCTCTTCATATTTTTCACTCACGTGTGATGTTTTTACTTTGTCGCTCGAGTCATCGTTTGAGTCACGAGTATTTTTTAGATCATATTTTTCGAAATCATCAGAGTCGAGTGCGTTTGCGGACTCAATTTCACCTAACTTGTTTTTACTGGCTACAATTGATTTTATGCCATCCATTAGTAGTTCTACGTATCTATCTCCACGTGCTCCAGTGAATTTAGAAGCCGATTTCAATTGGtttcttatatttttcattaattgtGGTATTTCTTTGAGAGAAGCATTTGCAAACGAGGCCAACgataaatcagtgattttgttAATTATGTTCCTTACCAATATCTGGCGACGTTCCATGGGAGACTTATCATAATTGTTCTTCGCACTGTTACAGTCTGAAACTATTTCGTATTGATCATGATTAAGCCATACATCATCAAAAATTAGCAAGGTCTGATAAAAACTTACCATGAATATGAGTAACAATAATGAACAATATTCCCGTTAAAAACGTTAACTTCATTTCTAGACTATAGATAGTATAGTAGGTATCGTATTAGGCACCGGCCGCTAATAGGTATATGGTTAAAGTACTTTTTACAGTTGAATCGAtagttttatgtttaattaTGGCAGAACCCATAAAGTTAATGAAATAGGTAAAGTAAGCAAGTCTTGTTCCACTTCACTGTTATTTTTTTCGTAGTTAAGTCTCTTGATGGTTAAGgtgattatttatgtataaggtACCTACAACGAAATGAGTTATGAAAATAACGCTTATTATTCGGTCcaatacccctagtgtaaatttagtcgatagcgaaacgtgacgtacgcgtttgcgttaagtctcattttgtatgggtttttgaacagcgcgccaagcggaacgttttggaaagtcaaaaatctcatacaaaatgagacttaacgcaaacgcgtacgtcacgtttcgctatcgactaaatttagactaggggtactgatgtatcCACGAAACCATTTTCTATACGCTGGTTACAGTCCCGTTACTAACGTAACTGTAACAACATAATATTGAATTATACATATACTAGACGAAAACCCGGCTTTGCTCGGGTAAAATAATAACTCTGGCACACTCGGTTAGTAAGTAGAAAAATGCggctatataatttttaagaaaaaaaaactgacttcaattagggagaccggtgaaagaacgattattgttgattttagatttcatacaatgaaattaaaaagacagcgtcctacgcctaattatgtagaaaaggaggtaacatgttttttttttgccactgcacccaccttgacacatttcagatttgccctatggttgactggtaagatacccgattcgactgtatttatgataaattatttcacaccatgcatgaaatgaatcaccagataattattaaaaaaattaaataggatagaaatataaaaatgtgccttgaaaacctaactgcttggcaaagagaacaaattgccaaacgtgaactatgcatcattgaagagttccattctgatcatcatcagcagttccacttcatcaaatgttacttttttaaatgtgaatgcttgatttgttgaagaaaatacaaaaatcactatatgtatgcatttcatatttgaagagttcactcgattcctcatggaccccatcgtcagaactcgaacttgacaaaaatttgttttgaaaatttaatttacttaacaaaca harbors:
- the LOC133516354 gene encoding protein TonB-like, with amino-acid sequence MAGRPGGYYGYGGPPPPPPPGHPPHMFPGPPGVMYYPVHPAYFYPYPSQPEPVQVVDSPPEEAVPELPGETVELPWSTYRWVPACLSQRSIPPGALRVGTDADGDEIYAGRAPHEGDILPAKVIPNKNACYVAHNGEEVLKDQFEVLVPAMFSWQFSTNGAVPPGAVEAGVTADGEKLYFGRVTHDGCVTPGKIHPSHGSCYYPFDGEERSSAEYEVLVLM
- the LOC133516351 gene encoding uncharacterized protein LOC133516351; amino-acid sequence: MKTRKETLTNVLKKQFEVLNSVAPIKGQKKKGKLFKKVKEIAQIVSSVEEALEGGLCIREKYKAEISRRNGLSLDENVDVEQNNKKTWAPPVCTCTGQFCLLNNCTSACNNTCWQRFSLWQWGCESVVGERSVPLDLVCDGKVDCFDESDEKECTAGAGADKFKSTQIYNSVIELLSIKMASSPQVNKIINLQEAVKNLQAQSMKEVTDAAALKHWRNEAFSGLFSIYEGILNMADSILEVDAGYESLMAVSRKLVEAMKYSKTGNERVVPTNECHCLADKCLLANCSVACVRFCAVKAIITEYSCKGNSSTRVPVQNMCNRKRDCPEGDDEQECQTDICRNHHLLVLRNKIQNYRDDRWGHALAEILDSWKTKTISSILVIERMNRLTRHRLQKLVAEILHDLAQAYATLPKLTRRSTDGTMPAFLELSRLIRDTLRDCTI